From a single Vibrio toranzoniae genomic region:
- a CDS encoding PrkA family serine protein kinase, which yields MSIFDHYQSRYEAAKEEELTLQEFLGLCRDDKSAYANAAERLLLAIGEPEVIDTAQDPHLSRIFSNRVIARYREFEDFYGMEDAIEQIVSYLKHAAQGLEERKQILYLLGPVGGGKSSLAEKLKALMQKLPIYVLSANGERSPVNDHPFCLFDVNEDGDLLKNEYGIEQRYLRSIMSPWAAKRLHDFGGDISKFKVIKLRPSILDQVAIAKTEPGDENNQDISSLVGKVDIRKLEHFSQDDPDAYSYSGALCKANQGLMEFVEMFKAPIKVLHPLLTATQEGNFNGTEGLSALPFDGMILAHSNESEWQTFRNNKNNEAFLDRVYIVKVPYCLRVSEEVKIYQKLLEHSELSKAPCSPSTLELLSQFSILSRLKEPENSSLFSKMRVYDGETLKDTDPKAKSYQEYRDYAGVDEGMSGLSTRFAFKILSRVFNFDQAEVAANPVHLFYVIEQQIEREQFPQETAEKYLEFLKGYLVPRYVEFIGKEIQTAYLESYSEYGQNIFDRYVIYADFWIQDQEYRDPETGQLFDRASLNAELEKIEKTAGISNPKDFRNEIVNFVLRAKANNNGQNPVWTSYEKLRTVIEKKMFSNTEELLPVISFNAKTSTDDQKKHDDFVARMMEKGYTEKQVRLLSEWYLRVRKSS from the coding sequence ATGAGTATTTTTGACCACTATCAATCACGTTATGAAGCGGCCAAGGAAGAAGAGCTGACATTGCAAGAATTCTTGGGGCTGTGTAGAGACGATAAGAGTGCTTATGCTAACGCTGCTGAGCGCTTACTGCTAGCTATTGGCGAACCGGAGGTGATTGACACAGCTCAAGATCCTCATCTAAGTCGTATTTTCTCCAACAGAGTGATAGCACGTTACCGTGAATTTGAAGATTTTTATGGGATGGAAGACGCGATTGAGCAGATTGTTTCTTACCTAAAGCATGCCGCACAAGGCCTAGAAGAACGTAAACAAATCCTTTACCTACTTGGCCCCGTGGGTGGTGGTAAATCTTCTCTTGCCGAAAAGCTCAAAGCACTAATGCAAAAGCTACCCATCTATGTGCTGTCTGCCAACGGTGAACGAAGCCCTGTGAATGATCACCCCTTCTGCCTATTTGATGTAAACGAAGATGGTGACTTACTGAAGAACGAATACGGCATTGAGCAGCGCTACCTCCGTTCTATTATGTCTCCGTGGGCAGCAAAACGTCTGCACGATTTTGGCGGTGATATTTCCAAATTCAAGGTCATCAAACTACGCCCTTCGATTCTCGATCAAGTAGCGATCGCGAAGACAGAACCAGGAGATGAAAATAATCAAGATATCTCATCTCTTGTTGGTAAAGTTGATATTCGCAAGCTTGAGCACTTCTCTCAAGATGATCCTGATGCCTACAGCTACTCTGGTGCGCTGTGTAAAGCAAACCAAGGTTTAATGGAATTCGTAGAGATGTTTAAGGCGCCTATTAAAGTCCTACATCCTCTCTTAACGGCAACACAAGAAGGTAACTTTAACGGTACCGAAGGACTTTCTGCATTACCGTTCGATGGCATGATCTTAGCTCACTCGAATGAGTCAGAATGGCAAACTTTCCGCAACAACAAAAACAACGAAGCTTTCCTAGACCGTGTGTACATTGTAAAAGTACCTTACTGTCTACGTGTTTCTGAAGAAGTGAAGATCTATCAGAAACTGCTTGAGCACAGTGAATTGTCTAAAGCACCTTGCTCACCTAGTACACTAGAACTGCTATCACAATTCAGTATTTTGTCTCGACTCAAAGAGCCAGAAAACTCATCACTGTTCTCCAAAATGCGTGTCTACGACGGCGAAACACTGAAAGATACCGATCCAAAAGCGAAGAGTTACCAAGAGTACCGAGACTATGCCGGTGTTGACGAAGGCATGTCAGGGCTTTCGACGCGCTTCGCCTTTAAGATCCTTTCTCGTGTGTTCAACTTCGACCAAGCAGAGGTAGCAGCTAACCCTGTTCACCTATTCTACGTCATCGAACAGCAAATCGAGCGTGAGCAATTCCCTCAAGAAACCGCCGAGAAGTACCTCGAGTTCTTGAAAGGGTATCTAGTGCCTCGATACGTAGAATTCATCGGTAAAGAGATTCAAACCGCATATCTAGAGTCTTACTCTGAGTACGGTCAGAATATTTTCGACCGCTATGTCATCTATGCTGACTTCTGGATTCAAGACCAAGAGTACCGTGATCCAGAAACAGGACAGCTATTTGATCGCGCTTCTCTGAATGCTGAGCTAGAAAAAATCGAAAAAACAGCTGGAATCAGTAACCCTAAAGACTTCCGAAATGAGATTGTGAACTTTGTGCTTCGTGCCAAAGCCAATAATAACGGGCAAAACCCCGTTTGGACAAGCTACGAAAAACTGCGCACTGTGATTGAGAAAAAAATGTTCTCTAACACAGAGGAACTACTTCCTGTTATTTCGTTCAATGCTAAAACCTCTACGGATGATCAGAAAAAACACGACGACTTCGTTGCTCGTATGATGGAGAAAGGCTACACCGAAAAACAAGTTAGGCTACTATCTGAGTGGTACCTAAGAGTTCGCAAATCCTCATAA